The DNA window TCTTTCAGAGACCCGAACGCCCCACCAGAGGTGCAGCCCTGACCTTGCTGCCTCAGCACCTTTCCCTTCCTGTCGGACATGAGCAGGAGGTAGTGCTCACAAAAGCACACCCACCtatagactgggtgcggtggctcacgcctggaatcccaacactttgggaggccgaggtaggtggatcacctgaggtcaagagttcaagaccagcctggcccccatggtgaaaccccatctctacaaaaatacaaaagttactcgggcatgatggcgggtgcctgtagtcccagctactcaggaggctgaggtgggagaagcgcttgaaaccgggaggtggaggttgtagtgagccaagatcacaccactacgccccagcccgggcgacagaacaagattccgtctcaaaaataaataaataaaataaaataaagcacaccCACCCAGATAAGGGGTGAGGGCACCCGTCACAGCCAGACTTTCATGAACACACACACGCCTATGCCCACACAATCACACACCCACGTGCACGCGTGCAGTGACGCGCACCCTCCTGCTCGTGTCCCACTGTGTCGCTGCTCCGCGCTGGGAGGTGTGCTTCCCGTTCCATCTTCCCCGCTAGCCAGTAGCTTCACAAGGACAGGGACTCTGCCTCATTCCCTGCCCCCCAGAGCCTGGCACTCCTGATGTCTAAACACGGTATAGACCCAACAACACTTTCTGTACAAACAAACGTAGGAACCACAATGTCATTTTAATGACCTCAGACCAGTGACAAGGGCAGACTGACCAGGGGCTGTGGGGGGACCCCAGAGCGACCTCGAGGGCGCCCTGGTGCTTACCACCTGGAACCTGGTGAGGCAGTGGGAGAACTCCTGGCGGACACGAGTGGAAGTCTTCTTGAAGCTGAGAGCTCAGGGGAGTAGGGGGACATCTGGTGGACGGTTGTTGATTGTTGCAGAGAGGAAGGAAGCCAAGGAGGGGAGCCTGCAGTGAGGGCGTCCTGGGGTCCTCGGGTTCTTACCACCCTTGGGCCATGCCATCTAGTCCACACCCGAGGAATTGGTCAGGTAGAAGGGGCGGATGACCGTGCGGAAACTGCTGAAGTGCCCTGCTGGGCAGGGGAAGAAGGAGGTGCTCTTGGAGCTGTTGGTGTCCAGGGCACTGGGAATCGCAGCCTTCCAGCCCTCGAAATCGGTGACGTCTGCCACAAAGAGCCCGTCACAGAGCATCAGGGCTTTGTTTTCGTAGGCAATGCTGTGATCTGAGCCACCAGACTTGGTGAGGCCCAGGATGGGGAGCTCGTCGGAGGAGCAGGAGAAGCCGTAGTTCCAGCAGCTCTGAATGGTGGGGAGGTAGACCAGGGACCAGGACACCCTCTTGTCCTGGAAGAGGAAGCTGGGGTGTTGTGGGGTCTGGAAGGACTGGTAGGGGTAGTATCTGTAGTCAGAGGGGGCTTGGAAGTAATTAGAATATTTGACCAAAGGTCCCTGTCTGGACTGATAGACCAGCTGGGACTTCCGTGCACTCCAGGAACTGTCCGTCACAGAGGCGCTCCAGGTGGGCGAGGTGTAAATCCGGGGCTTGTAGGCATCTTCGGTGAGGTTCAGGCCTTTGTACTGGGCCAGCAACTGGAAGGGCACAGTGTGGAATTCCAGGGCCTGCAGAGTCTTCCTCTGGAACAGGGCCTTGTGGCTCCAGTACAGGGTCAGGTTGAACTGCAGCTCAAAGAGCTCCTCAGGGAGCATCATAGGGAAGCGGACCTTCTCCACCAAGCCCTCCACCTCCTCATGGGAGGCGCGCTCCCCCCCGCTCCAGGTGTCCACGGCCTTCAGTAGGGCCAGCTCGCTGGGCACCACCAGGTCGCTCCTGGGCAGCAGCAGCTGGAGCAGGTCTGTGGGGACACTGGGCCAGGCCTCGGCCTGTGTCAGGGCCTCAAAGTTCCAGGCCAGGAACTGCAGGCAGAGCTTCTCCAGCAGGGTGTCCCCTGTGGCTAGTGCATAGGCATACAGGTCCAGGGGCGTCTGGAATGAGGGGTCCTGGGGGAGGAGGATGGCAAAGAGGCTCGCACAGTAGCCCTGCAGCTGCTTGGCCCCATAGGCAGAGGCCAGCTTGTGGAAGCACTTGACTGACGACAGGGCGATGTCGATCCTCCGGGAGTAGAAGTACctggggagaaagagggagagtggATGCCGGCCCCACAGGACAGCAGGGGAGCCCTGAGCCTGCCTGTCCAACACAGCCACCCGAGTGTGCACAGCGTGGGAGCgagcatgcgtgtgtgtgcaatTGCGCGAGTGCACGTGTGACAACAGTACATGTGCATGCAAGAGTGTGTgcaggtgtgcgtgtgtgtgggtgtgcttTTGAAGCGGGGAGGAGGACAAAGCCCCTGGCAGCCCCAGAGCCTGAGGACGAGACGGCTCACCTGAGAAAATCCCTGACCATGGGCACACACTCGACATCCACACTCATGGTGACATTGCTGCCTGGCTCCTTCCACAGGGCCTGGGCCTCCGGGTTGGCAGTCAGGATGATCGTGTGGCCACAGAAGCCCAGGGCGTCCTCACCCTGCACACCCACACTGATGGACAGGTCGCAGCCCTGCTGGCTGTCAAAAATCTGGCCAAGGACTTCTGAGAGCTCCCTGGAGAGGTCCAGGGTGTGGGTGCTCCTGGTTTCTAAGAAGGGGCGGGAGGGAAGAAGGCTGCGTTAGGAGCCGGGATGCTGCCACTCTCTGGGGGCAGCATCTTCATCTGAAAGTGGGGGGTTCGTGGCTGCCTCATCCACTCTGGAAGGCTCCTGGGAAGACAAGGGACAGGAGAGACCAAAAGTGTCGGATCCCTGGGCCGTGAGGCCCCACCCCTTCCAGCCCTGGGGAAcatgagcagctgggacctggccAAGCCTGTCCAGGCCCCCGCTTTAGGCCCTCTGCTCTGTGCTGCTCCCCGGATTCAGGCAGCAGCTCTGCAGGGAGACTCGGTGGTGCTGACTCTGGAGCCCCACTCCCCAGCCTCAGTCATCAACCACCACTGACACTGCCCTTCTCAAACCAAAACCACTGCCTGCTTAGACGGCCTGAAAAGTGAGGGTCCTGTGGCAACCCCATTTTAGAACTCTAGGGGTCCTTGAGCAGCCTCCTGTGGGGGACGAGACCTGCAGAAGTCATGGGAGGCTCCCGGGTCAGGGGTCAGTGTGGTGTGCCCCCTCCTCTTCTTTGAGCCCCTGTCAAAGCCTAACTCAAAACGAAATcccatagttttttgtttgtcacAAATATAATAGGTTTGAAGTAACCATGACCTTTCAACCAGGTGGGCTTGCCCTGGGCCTCCTAAAACCTGAGCCACCACAGGACCCCCAGCTGCCTCCCACCTGCATGCCTCACCACAGCTCTCCCACCCCAGGAGCTTTTGCCCGGCACCCACAGCCCTGCGTGCTCCGCCTGGCCTCCCCCGGCCCCTGACAGCCCCATGGCATCTCGTGGGCTTCCCGCACTGTGAGTCCAGGCTTGGCTGCAGCCATTTGTCCATCCCATGTGGGCACAGGGGCTCCCTGGGATTCAACCCCTCCTGCCTCAGgggcctccagctcctggcaaAGGGCGGTAGGCAGGAAGTGCCTCCAGCTCCTGACAAAGGGCGGTAGGCAGGAAGTGCCCAGGCTGTCGCGTGCAAGCCCAGGAAGAACCACCTCGGCACGGAAGAAACACGAGAAACTCAGATCCAGGGGCTCCAACCCACAGAGCAGCCTGGGTTCCCTCCACACCGGGCTGGGTTGGGGGAAGCTGGCTGGGGCGGCGAGTAGTTGGGCCTCCCTCCACCAGGATGGGCTTGAGCCTGTCGCATGCTGTGAAGTGTGTTTCCGAGCAGGCGCTGGCATTTCAGGTCAGGCTGCAGCCAGGTGTCCTGCTCACTGAGACTGTGGCTCCCTGCCCCACACTCGGGTTCCGCATGGAGACTTGGTGGTTCTGGGTGTTTCTCCAGAAGGGGCTGTGGAGGAGTCTGGGACTGTGGGACTCGGAGCTGGTGGGCTCTTTGGACATCCAGGACTCTCCATGCGGAGTGGGCAGGTGGTAGTGGAAGGAACCTTTGTGTGCTTcgtgtgtgtgggggtggtgcCGGGAGGGGCAGGGGCCCCGGGACCCCAGGGCACGCTGGGGCCTCCGCAGGGAGGTGCTCACCATTGGTGCAGACCACACCAGCGTCTCTCTCGTGCCTGCAGTTGCTCTTCAGCCAGCCCAGGGACTTGCAGTCGGCCAGCGAGGCCTCGGTTCCCATGCACTGGACCTCGTCCAGCATGATGGGGCCTGATCCTGTGGACACAGCAGATGGCAGGGCTGGGGGTGTGATGACTGCACCTAGGAGTCCCACAGCAAGACTCAGCCCTTTGTTCCGCGCCCCAGCCGTGAGGGTCCGTCTGCGTACAGGTCCTTCACCGGCGAACCATGGTGGATATTCCAGCAAGGGCTGGGTTTGTGATTGCAACGTCAGGCCATAAACTTAGCCTTCATGCTTACAAAGCTTACTGGCTCCTTCAGCGACATCACGTTCATGTACAGTAACTGCGTGCCTATCCCTGCAACATCAGGCTCACATACTGTATTTGTGTGACTATCCCTGCTGCTAAATAGTTGGtgaattgtttctcttttttttccagaatcaCAACTGCTGCGTCAGTGGAAATCTTCCTGCGTACAGACTTTTCTTTTGAGGGGAAAATGTTTCAAGAAGATAAACTCCTGGAGTGGAGTTTCTGGGCCGGAGGGAACAAGCCCAGCCCAGCTCTTGAACCTGCCCAAGCACCCGCCACCGTCACCGGCCAAGTGTGGGTGACGCAGTCCCCCCGGAACTTCATCCACAGGGCTTCAGCGCCATCAAAAGTGTTTGCTCTTAGGCCGGGTGtggtcatcccagcactttgggaggctgaggcgggcggatcacttgacaccagaagttcaagatcaacctggccaacatggtgaaaccccttctctactaaaaaatacaaaaatcagccgggcatggtggcaagtacctgcaatcccagctactcagaaggctgaggcaggagaattgcttgaactcaggaggccgaggttgcagtgagccgagatcgtgccactacactccagcctgggtgacagagcaggactccgtttaaaaagaaaaaagttgtttgCTCGCTCTTGCTAAATTAATAGTAATCCAATTTGCATGTCTTTGAAACCTGACTGTCTCATCTTCGGGAATTTGCCCTGCCTGGGAGCTGGCTGTGCTGTGGGTCTCGGCCTCGGAGGACGGGGACAGCAGGCCCTACCTTGCCCAAAGGCAGCTCTGCCCAGAGCCTGGGTGGCGTTCTCAAAGCCCAGGGCCCGGCAGACGACGCTGGCATCAGTCAGGTCCCACAGGTTGTCACACACAGTGCCCCACTGGCCTCTGTAGAAGATCTCCACGCGGCCCTGGTTGGTGGCGCCCCCATCGGCCAGCCGCATGTCACCATCGTTCACGCCTGCAGGCAGAGACGAGCGAGGGCCAGGCTGGGGCCTGCAGCACCCACCGCCCACACCTCCAGGACCCATGCTGTCCTGGGTCTCCCCTGCTGAGCTTCTTTTCCAGGGTTTCAAGGTCCCCCGGCCTCTCCATGAGGGACACCTCGATGAGGGAGGAGTGGAAGATACATACAGCCCCCCTGCCCCACGGAGGCTAAACTCGCCTTTCCTTGTTTTAGGGGTCTCAGCCCTTCACTCCATAGACAGAACAGGGGCAGAGAAGCCCCAGGTTCTCAAGCACTGGGAATGGAGGTGGCAAGACCCTGAGGGAAGGATCGTGGGGGAATGGAGGCCCCGTGCTGACCCGCCTGAGGGTGTCTGCAGTTTGGGGGTGCTGGCCTGTGGGGGCAGCAGGCCTAGGGACCCCTGGGAGCACAGGCGGAATGTTTCCAGGGCAGAGAATGGGATTCCCACTCCACACACGTCCTTCTGGGACTCAGCCCACCGACACTCCAGCCCCTACAGGAGCTGACAGAGCCGGGCAGGAGCTGGGTGCCTGAATCTAGCTGGGGGCACATCTGGCTTCCATGGGGCCCCCAGGATAAGCTTGAGCCTCCAGGGGCTCAGAGTGTAAAGGATGTGAGGAAAAGCAGCTGGGACCCTCTGGAAGATTGACCTGCGTCCGAGGCCGTTGACTTCACCACAGCCCCGGTGACTGCTGGTTTGACCAGCTCCTCTGGTTCCCTCTGGACAGAATGGAGGACTCCTTAGTGTCCTCTCTATAACCTGCATctcacctgagcccaggtgaGCCCCCTGGAACCTCCAAGCCACCATCACTTGGGATACCTGGTGCCGCAAGGAGGAGAGAAGCCCTGGCTAACCGCTGGGCCCCGGGCCCCAGGCAGAGCATCTCCCTGAAGCTCTGCGCAGACCCAGGCTGCAGCAGCCTCACAGACCTTTGCTTTTGGCATTTCCCAGGGGCTCAGCTCACCTTGGGTCCCTGCGACCAGCAACCACACCCAGAAGAGCCTCGGAGGGGCCATGGCCGTGCTTGGATGCCCAGATCCTGCTGCAGACAGAAGCGGCGGGGTGAGGCACGGGAGCCAGGTGGCCCGAAGCCCGGGGACCGGCCTGCCCATTAACCCGTCAGCCCAACCTGGGCTGTGTGGCAGGCAGGATCCCTCTCCTGCAGAGCCCACTATGGTCCCAGTAAGTGTGACGGGTGCTATGGAAGCGCCCCGCAGGGGCCCCTCACCTGGTCTGCAGCATGCTCCTGGAAGGATGTGTAAGACTTGGCTAGATGAAGGGGTGGGCTGGGGGTACCCCCTGGCAGTTAAGGACAGCAAGAATCGGTGACTAGAGGCAAGTGAGCTCATCTCAAAAAACCAGGCCCCAGGCAAGGCTGCCACATGGGCATGGGCGgggagggtggagagggaggaggccACGGGCACAGGCCCAGGTCGGGAGGCTTAAGGGCACAGGCCCGGGTTGGGAGGTTAAGATCTGGGCCTTAATCTTCAGGCAACAGACCCCCGCAGGGACTGTCCCAGAGGTCTAAGCAGGCAAAGGCGAGACTGCAGCCTGCAGAGTGGATGGGAGGGGACTCGTCAGGAGAGGCCACGGAAGCTGGGCCAGGGGTGACAGATAAGCAGCAGGGAGACATACCGGGGCTCCATGGTGTTCGGATGGGGAAGATAGGGGAAAAGGGTCAGGGCTGCAGCCCCGGGTGGGCCATGCTGGGGGAAGAACGGGGAGGAAATGCTGAAGTATCCCCAAGACACTGACACTCAGGTTGGGGTTGGGGAGGTCCAGGTGTCCACCTTCTGGCCTGGTGTTCTTGCCTCCGTGTAATTTCCATGCTTTTGTCTtcgcctgcctccctcccccacaccccgCCAATGGAGAGACAGGTATGGCTTCTCTGGCTCGGTAAGAATCCTGTGACACCTGACACTGTCCCCTCAGTTCAGCAAGCCGGGGGCAGGCCTCTGGGTGGCACTGCTGTGGGCACCCGCTGGGAGTCTGGGCCTGGTGACCTTGAGGCTGCTCAGAGGGGGCCTGGTGGACGGCTGCAATGGCATCGCCAGAGCTTGTTGGAAGTGCTGTCATGGCTGGCCTCACCCTAGCCCCTCTGCATGGGAGTCTGCATGAACAAGCGCCCTGGGAGCTGGGTGCCCTGGCTGGTGAGAGCTTTGCTCTGGGACTCACGCTCACTGGCACTGTGCAGCCACCCCTTATCAGGGCTCCCCAGGCACCACTGGAGGCCTTACCGTGACCTTGAGAACCACCTTAGTTACACCCCACCTTACAAGTGAATGAGCTGACACCCAGAGAGGCAAATGGGCTCCACGTCCACAGCCGGTGAGCCATAGGCAGGGGATCTGCTCGATCCTTGTCAATGTCCTCCCTGCATCAATGTCAGTAGATGGCTAAAGACGCCAGGGTGTGACCGCCTGTCCTGTGTGCTGGGGACTGTGCTTGTTTTAGCACTGAAGTTTCCCTGTGTCCTGGGAAAACCTCAGTCCCAGGCACGCCGGTATGGGTGGACACCCTCTCCACTTCTGCCCCCAGCCACTTCACTCTGCTGCAGCCACCAGGTTTGTCTGTCCTGGGAGAGTAACTCAGGGCCTTGGAAAAATGGCCaagtggccaggcacaatggctcacgcctgtaatcctagaactttgggaggctggggcaggtgtatcatttgagttcaggagttcgagaccagcctggccaacatggtgaaaccccacctctactaaaaatacaaaataataataataagcagcagcagcagcagcagcagcagcagcagcagcagcagcagcagcagcagcagcagctgggcgtggtgatgcgcatctgtagtcccagctactcaggaggctgaggcaacagaattgcttgaatctggcaggcagaggttgcagtgagccattgcactacagcctgggtgacagagcaagactccgtctcaaaaaaaaagcggGCAACGAAGCACCTGGCAGGTGGCGTTCTGCCCTCTGGGTGGCAGCGGCTGGCGACTTTTGCCTGATTCCTTCATACGGGGAGTTGAGACCCGGCTGCCTGTGTTGGCCCCGTCatgcaaatcagaaaaaaaggtgCTCTTCCTAGGAGTGGGTGCAGGCCTAGGCCAAATGCACAGGCCTGAGAGAGGGCCAACCTGAATTCTAACCCACTTGCCCTTTGGCTGGTATCCTTGTGCAGTGAGCCATCTGCCCAACTGTACACAGAGGCCCTGTGGGCCTGGGAGCAGCAATGACTGTTGCTGGGCTCAGGAGCCCTGGATCCCCAGCTCCAGACCTATGTGCAAACAGGGAGGCATGACCCCCACTTGCCTGTGTAGAGAGAGGGGGTGCcctggccgggcgtgatggctcacacctgtcatcccagcactttgggaggccgaggcgggtagatcaccagaggtcaggagtttgagaccaggctggccaacatggcgaaaccctgtctctactaaaaatacaaaaattagctggacgtggtggtgcgtgtctgtaatcccagctacttgggaggctgaggcaggagaatcgtttgaacccaggagggggaggctgcagtgagcagagatagcatcactgtactccagcctgggtgatagagtgagaccctgtctcaaaaaaaaaaaaaaaaaaaaaaaaaagagagagagagagaggggtgccCACCTGAAAGCCGGAGGCAGCAGCTTACCTGGCTGGGGCAGCTTCGATGGCTGTGCTGGAGCCCCTTGCTTCCAGCCACAGGAGCCCTCTGCAGACTGTTCCTTTGACCCAGAAGCctctcccagggtggagtgtggtCAGGCTGATCCCAGGAAATGCTTCAGAAAAGAGTCTACTTTCGATTTCTAGAAACCACCTGACAGAGATGTCTTCTGGGATTGGCTGCTGCTGATACTCCCCAGGGTCCCTCTCCTTCATCTCAGCTCTGCCCGTGGGTATCAGTGCCGGGCTGGCAGAGGCCCAAGGCAGGAGTCTGGCTGGAGCAAGGCCCGCAAGAGGACTGACAGCCACACTCAGTCAGAAACGCTGCCAGGCTGGCCGGGGGCTGGTGTTTGGGGGACGGGAGGGGAAGCAGCAGAGGCTCTGGGCCCAGACAGTCTGCACCTGGTGGCGGGGCACAGTGCCTCTCTTGGTGACATAATGGCTCTGTCCAGCTCATACCCGTTCCTTTCCTCCCACCGAAAGCCAGCGCCTCAATCATCCCTTGGGGAGCACCCCCTCCCACTCCAGGCTGTGTGGTTCCCAGATGGCCCCCAGCTCTTGGCCTTCAACCACCCAAGGCCTGGCTGTCTGAGCCCTGCGGGGCCCCCTGGGCCACACTACTGGTTTCAGGGTGGGGCTGTGAGCCCAGCCAGCTGGTGAGAGGCGGCTTCCGACTGAGAGGATGTGGGCCCAGGCTGCTGGGGCCCATGGGACAGAGCAGAGGGAAGCAGGCATCCTCCGGCCTGAGCTCCTGGGTCCAACTGGCCTAATCAGTGGTCAAGCCTGGGCTTCACCCGCTCAGTGAGGCAATCAGCAGCCTCTTTTGTTTCTATCACTTGCACCCCGTGATTCTGGACGAGCCTTGGGATGCGCCCAGGCCTCtgaccagtggttctcagcctggGCCGGA is part of the Chlorocebus sabaeus isolate Y175 chromosome 16, mChlSab1.0.hap1, whole genome shotgun sequence genome and encodes:
- the LGALS3BP gene encoding galectin-3-binding protein; the protein is MAPPRLFWVWLLVAGTQGVNDGDMRLADGGATNQGRVEIFYRGQWGTVCDNLWDLTDASVVCRALGFENATQALGRAAFGQGSGPIMLDEVQCMGTEASLADCKSLGWLKSNCRHERDAGVVCTNETRSTHTLDLSRELSEVLGQIFDSQQGCDLSISVGVQGEDALGFCGHTIILTANPEAQALWKEPGSNVTMSVDVECVPMVRDFLRYFYSRRIDIALSSVKCFHKLASAYGAKQLQGYCASLFAILLPQDPSFQTPLDLYAYALATGDTLLEKLCLQFLAWNFEALTQAEAWPSVPTDLLQLLLPRSDLVVPSELALLKAVDTWSGGERASHEEVEGLVEKVRFPMMLPEELFELQFNLTLYWSHKALFQRKTLQALEFHTVPFQLLAQYKGLNLTEDAYKPRIYTSPTWSASVTDSSWSARKSQLVYQSRQGPLVKYSNYFQAPSDYRYYPYQSFQTPQHPSFLFQDKRVSWSLVYLPTIQSCWNYGFSCSSDELPILGLTKSGGSDHSIAYENKALMLCDGLFVADVTDFEGWKAAIPSALDTNSSKSTSFFPCPAGHFSSFRTVIRPFYLTNSSGVD